The following DNA comes from Desulfovibrio sp. TomC.
CGGGCAGGCCCCGGAGCACAGGTAGCAGGCCACGCAGCGTTCCTTCCCGTCGGGGGAGCGGGTGAGGATGATGCGGCCGCGGGTGCGCTCGGGCATGGGGCGCTTGTATTCCGGGTACTGTTCGGTGACCGGTTTTCGAAAAAGATGGGTCATGGTGGCGGCGTAGGACCCGATGAGGCCGGCTGCGCCGTCCACGATTTCGCCCACAAGACTTGGTTTCTTGTCTGCCATGGCCGTTTCCTTAGGCGTTTAGGACCAGCAGCGCGCCGGTGACGAGAATATTGAGGAGAGCCAGGGGCACGAGCGCCTTCCAGCCAAGGGCCATCAACTGATCGTAGCGCAGGCGCGGCAGCGAGGCCCGGGTCCAGATGAGAAAGACCGGCACGGCCAGCACTTTGACGGCCAGCCAGACAATGGGCGGGAGAAACGGCCCATGCCAGCCGCCCAGGAAGAACACGGCGGTCACCGCCCCTAAAAGAACCATGTTGACGTATTCGCCAACGAAGAACAGCGCAAAGCGCATGCCGGAATATTCGGTGTGAAACCCGGCCTGCAGCTCGTTTTCGGCTTCGGGCAGATCAAAGGGAATGCGCTTGGTCTCGGCCAGGGAGCCGATGATGAAAATGGCGAAGGCCACTGGTTCGCACAGGGCAAAGGGCAGGCCGGACTGGGCGGCTACGATGTCGGCAAGCGACAGCGACCGGGCGTGCATGACCACGGGCACGAGCGACAGGCCAAGGGCGAGTTCGTAGCTGATCATCTGGGCTGCGCCGCGAATGCCGCCAAGGAGGCTGTACTTGTTGTCCGACGTCCAGGCCCCAAGGGCCAGACCGTAGACGGCCAGGGACGACAGGGCCAACACCATGAGCAGGCCCACGTTGGAATCGACAATGACCTGGGGCACGGCGTGGCCAAAAAGGGTCAGGCCGTCGCCAAAGGGCACCACGGCAAAGGCGCAAAGCGCCGTGCCGGCCACCACGGCCGGGGCGACGAGAAAGATGCGCCGGTCCACGCCGTCGGGGATGATGTCTTCCTTTAAAAGCATCTTGAGGCCGTCGGCCAGGGGCTGAAGCAGGCCGAAAAGGCCGACCCGGTTGGGACCGTAGCGGACCTGGAACCGGCCGAGGAGCTTTCGTTCCAAGAGGATCATGTAGGCGGCCAGACCCAGGGCCACGGCCAGGACCACGGCCATTTTGACCAGCATGACAAGAACGCCGAGCACGATGTCCATGGCCTATCTCCGACGCAGGCCCAAGGGGCCAAGGATGGGGGGCAGGCCGGCAAACTCCGGCCGGCGGGGGACGACCAGCACGCCCCGGGCCATGGCCCGCGACAGGCGCAGCGTGGCCGGCGCGGACTGGTCGCCGCAGCCCACGGCAACGGCCATGGCGTCGGCCAGTTCCAGGCTGGCGGCGTCGTCGGCATGGAGCCAGACAACCGGGGTGGTTGGGGCCTGGGCCTTGGCCAGTGGGGCGTAGCGGCCAAGGGCGTCGGTGGCAAAGAGGGCCTCATCATAAACCACGACCAGTCCGGCCTCGCTGGCCTGGGCGGCCAGGTTGGTCGGCGGCGCGGCGGCCGGGCCGGGTCCGGCAAAGGCCGGCCGCAATCCGGCGGCGGGCAGCCGGGCGCAGTCGATGCCGGCCAGGGCCGGGATGGCGGCCATCCTCTCGGCCAGGGGGGCGCGGGGCGCTTCCCGTCCCAGGCCCTGGCTGATCCTGGCCAGCCAAAAGGCGGCCGGGGCCGGGTCAGTGCCGGGCAGCGGACGGTCGTAGGCCCGGGGCGGATGGCTGCCCCGGCCGTCGCGGGCCACCGGCTCGCCCGGCGACTGGACCGGGGAGGCGGCCTGAAGCCGGCCGTCGCTGGCGGCCAGGGTGCCGCCGGATTCAAAGATCGTGGTGGTTGGCAACACCACCTGAGCCGCGGCCACGGTCGGGGTCGGCAGATGATCGAGCACGATCAGGGTGTCGAGCTTGGGAAATACGGCAGCCAGGGCCGGGGCGGCGGTGAAACAGTCGGTTTCGACCACGACGAGCCCTTTCACCCGGCCGGCGGCCACGTCGGCGGCCAGTTCGTCCAGGCCGGGCGCGTCGTTCGGGGCAAGGAGCGCTGCGCCGGCGCTGCCGGCTGCGGGGAGCACCGGGAAGAGGGCCAAGCGGTCGTCGTCGGGCAGGACAGCGGCAAGCCCCGGGGCAAAGACTAGGACCGGACGTTTGGCGGCGGCCAACGCCTTGGCCGCGTCTTCCAGGGCCGGCCAGAGTTCGGGCGAAAGGGGCAGGCGCTGCTGCGCCGCCGTCGGGGCGTCCTCGGGGGCGCCCGTGGCCACGGCCAGGACGTCCGGCAGCTGGCCCGGGGCCACCGGCAGGTGGACAAAGGGCAGGGGCAGGGCCACGGGCCTGGGGTCGGCCAGGATGATTTTGGCCCCGGCCCGGCTGGCCTGGCGCAGGGCCAGGGCCAGCATGGGCGCGTCACAGAGTGGCGAGACGCCAAGGACCAGCACGGCGTCGGCCTGGCCCAGTTCGGCCAGGGAGCGCGCCCGGGCCGGGGTCAGGGCGGCCAGGGCCGCCTTGGTTGCGGCCTGCTCCAGGCGGGAGCCGAAAAAGGCCGGCGCGCGCCAGCCGGCGGCCTTGGCGGCCAGGACCAGGGCGGCTTGGGTCTCCATGGTGGAACGCAGCCCGCCGACAACGGCGATGCTTTCCGGCCCGTGGCGCTGGGCCAGGGCCTTGAGTTGTGCGGTTGCTGCCGCCTCGGCCGTCAGGACCGGGACGGGTTTGCCTTCAATGACGCCCGAGCGCGGCCGATCGGTCCTGGCTTCGTAGCCGGCGGAGAACCGGCCCCGGTCGCAGAGAAACGAGCCGTTGACCGCCTCGTTGTCCCGGGCTTCGATGCGGGCCACCCGCCGATAGCGCGACAGGACCGTGACGT
Coding sequences within:
- a CDS encoding 2Fe-2S iron-sulfur cluster-binding protein, producing the protein MPDLIIDGRAISVPKGTMVIEAAERLGIMIPRFCWHKALGAAGACRMCAVKFVDGPVKGLEMSCMTLAADGMVVETFHPEAVAFRRRIIELLMVNHPHDCPVCDEGGHCLLQDETISGNHVQRRYPGRKRTFLDQNLGPFIQHEMNRCIHCYRCARFYQDYCGYRDFGPMQNANRVYFGRFADGPLENPFAGNLADLCPTGTLTDKPARYTSRRWDCERAPSVCLHCSLGCNVTVLSRYRRVARIEARDNEAVNGSFLCDRGRFSAGYEARTDRPRSGVIEGKPVPVLTAEAAATAQLKALAQRHGPESIAVVGGLRSTMETQAALVLAAKAAGWRAPAFFGSRLEQAATKAALAALTPARARSLAELGQADAVLVLGVSPLCDAPMLALALRQASRAGAKIILADPRPVALPLPFVHLPVAPGQLPDVLAVATGAPEDAPTAAQQRLPLSPELWPALEDAAKALAAAKRPVLVFAPGLAAVLPDDDRLALFPVLPAAGSAGAALLAPNDAPGLDELAADVAAGRVKGLVVVETDCFTAAPALAAVFPKLDTLIVLDHLPTPTVAAAQVVLPTTTIFESGGTLAASDGRLQAASPVQSPGEPVARDGRGSHPPRAYDRPLPGTDPAPAAFWLARISQGLGREAPRAPLAERMAAIPALAGIDCARLPAAGLRPAFAGPGPAAAPPTNLAAQASEAGLVVVYDEALFATDALGRYAPLAKAQAPTTPVVWLHADDAASLELADAMAVAVGCGDQSAPATLRLSRAMARGVLVVPRRPEFAGLPPILGPLGLRRR
- the nuoH gene encoding NADH-quinone oxidoreductase subunit NuoH, with product MDIVLGVLVMLVKMAVVLAVALGLAAYMILLERKLLGRFQVRYGPNRVGLFGLLQPLADGLKMLLKEDIIPDGVDRRIFLVAPAVVAGTALCAFAVVPFGDGLTLFGHAVPQVIVDSNVGLLMVLALSSLAVYGLALGAWTSDNKYSLLGGIRGAAQMISYELALGLSLVPVVMHARSLSLADIVAAQSGLPFALCEPVAFAIFIIGSLAETKRIPFDLPEAENELQAGFHTEYSGMRFALFFVGEYVNMVLLGAVTAVFFLGGWHGPFLPPIVWLAVKVLAVPVFLIWTRASLPRLRYDQLMALGWKALVPLALLNILVTGALLVLNA